One Desulfovibrio fairfieldensis genomic window carries:
- a CDS encoding aryl-sulfate sulfotransferase: MGHPTIYPTGVTLYKPEKCWSGFTIFQANEMGAVLMDMNGREINVWKGVHGMPNKIFPGGYLLTGRGRRSGKYSVQDGLDLIQVDWDGNIVWKFDKNEYIEDPGIPGRWMARYHHDFQREGNPVGYYAPGMEPRIDSGNTLILAHRNVRNKDISDKLLLDDLILEVDWEGDIVWEWSCNEHFHEMGFREGPKNTLCRNPNYRPTLPEGMGDWMHINSMSVLGPNKWYDAGDERFHPDNLIVDGREANIIFIISKKTGKITWKLGPDYDSTPELRAIGWIIGQHHAHMIPRGLPGEGHILVFDNGGWGGYDVPNPGSPTGVKAALRDHSRVLEIDPVNLKIVWQYTPREAGFLEPMDSNRFYSPFISGMQRLPNGNTLITEGSDGRVFEVTPEHEIVWEFISPYWGKHVPMNMTYRAYRVPYEWVPQAAKPAETPIAPLDVSTFRVPGAAAAGERAREVGVEGCQPYEGSNALCVASVEDPTEE, from the coding sequence ATGGGTCATCCAACCATTTATCCCACCGGCGTCACCCTCTACAAACCGGAAAAATGCTGGAGCGGATTCACCATCTTTCAGGCCAATGAAATGGGCGCTGTGCTCATGGACATGAACGGCCGCGAGATCAACGTCTGGAAAGGCGTACACGGCATGCCCAACAAGATTTTCCCCGGCGGCTATCTGCTGACCGGCCGGGGACGGCGCAGCGGCAAATACAGCGTCCAGGACGGCCTGGATCTGATTCAGGTGGACTGGGACGGCAATATCGTCTGGAAATTCGACAAGAATGAATACATTGAAGATCCCGGCATTCCGGGACGCTGGATGGCCCGCTACCACCATGATTTCCAGCGCGAAGGCAACCCCGTGGGCTACTACGCGCCGGGCATGGAGCCCAGGATCGATTCGGGCAACACCCTGATCCTGGCCCACCGCAACGTCCGTAATAAGGATATTTCGGACAAGCTGCTCCTGGACGACCTGATTCTGGAAGTGGACTGGGAGGGCGACATCGTCTGGGAATGGTCCTGCAACGAGCACTTTCATGAAATGGGCTTCCGTGAAGGCCCCAAGAACACCCTCTGCCGCAATCCCAACTACCGCCCCACGCTGCCCGAAGGCATGGGCGACTGGATGCACATCAACTCCATGTCCGTGCTCGGCCCCAACAAGTGGTATGACGCGGGCGACGAGCGCTTCCATCCCGACAACCTGATCGTGGACGGCCGCGAAGCCAACATCATTTTCATCATCAGCAAAAAGACCGGCAAGATCACCTGGAAGCTCGGCCCGGATTACGACAGCACGCCCGAACTGCGCGCCATCGGCTGGATCATCGGCCAGCACCACGCGCATATGATCCCGCGCGGCCTGCCCGGCGAAGGCCATATCCTGGTTTTCGACAACGGCGGCTGGGGCGGCTACGACGTGCCCAATCCCGGTTCGCCCACGGGCGTCAAGGCCGCCCTGCGCGACCACTCCCGCGTGCTGGAAATCGACCCCGTGAATCTCAAGATCGTCTGGCAGTACACTCCGCGCGAGGCCGGATTCCTGGAACCCATGGACAGCAACCGTTTCTACAGCCCCTTCATCAGCGGCATGCAGCGTCTGCCCAACGGCAACACGCTGATTACCGAGGGTTCGGACGGCCGCGTGTTCGAGGTTACGCCGGAACATGAAATCGTCTGGGAATTCATTTCGCCCTATTGGGGCAAGCATGTGCCCATGAATATGACCTACCGCGCCTACCGCGTGCCCTATGAATGGGTGCCGCAGGCGGCCAAGCCTGCTGAAACGCCCATCGCGCCGCTGGACGTGAGCACCTTCCGCGTGCCGGGCGCTGCCGCCGCGGGCGAGCGGGCCAGGGAAGTGGGTGTGGAAGGCTGCCAGCCCTACGAGGGCAGCAACGCCCTGTGCGTGGCTTCAGTGGAAGATCCCACGGAAGAATAA
- a CDS encoding Crp/Fnr family transcriptional regulator, which translates to MSNRCLGFTELRDVNAVWRSVLGLGVRYTWRKGHCIESHGELLFLDKGQVRLTHFTLDGTEKILWYINQGCLFGETPLFDPMADDRGSVHICAMDCVVYAFSKDRVEHLSRTRPDLTLNLLHSMARKLRTLSNQASSLYVDDVLVRTCKFLARRLLPDSDPLTADPGISRQEMASLLGVHRITLYKVLRQQEEQGLFGPFERHAVTILRPEEFFRLVNS; encoded by the coding sequence GTGAGCAATCGATGTCTGGGCTTTACGGAATTACGCGACGTGAACGCTGTCTGGCGTTCTGTCCTGGGTCTCGGCGTGCGTTATACCTGGCGCAAGGGGCATTGCATCGAATCGCACGGGGAACTGCTGTTCCTGGACAAGGGCCAGGTACGGCTGACCCATTTCACCCTGGACGGCACGGAAAAGATCCTCTGGTACATCAATCAGGGCTGCCTGTTCGGTGAAACGCCGCTGTTTGATCCCATGGCAGACGACAGGGGCAGCGTGCACATCTGCGCCATGGACTGCGTGGTTTACGCTTTTTCCAAAGACCGCGTGGAGCATTTGAGCCGCACGCGGCCCGATCTGACTCTCAATCTGCTGCACAGTATGGCCCGCAAGCTGCGCACGCTTTCCAACCAGGCCTCGTCGCTCTATGTGGATGACGTGCTGGTACGCACCTGCAAATTTCTGGCCCGGCGCCTGCTGCCGGACAGTGATCCCCTGACCGCTGATCCCGGCATTTCCCGGCAGGAAATGGCGAGCCTGCTGGGCGTGCACCGGATCACGCTTTATAAGGTGCTGCGCCAGCAGGAGGAGCAAGGCCTGTTCGGCCCCTTTGAACGGCACGCCGTCACCATCCTGCGGCCCGAAGAATTTTTTCGCTTGGTCAATTCGTAA
- a CDS encoding DksA/TraR family C4-type zinc finger protein: protein MAVGWAGDSAVQDQIQDSINDEIRRARACLPQGISLEYCEECGDRIPEARREALPGVRLCVHCQEEADREQQAVSLYNRKGSKDSQLR from the coding sequence ATGGCTGTGGGATGGGCCGGCGACAGCGCCGTTCAGGACCAGATTCAGGATTCGATCAATGACGAGATCCGTCGGGCGCGTGCCTGCCTGCCGCAGGGCATCAGTCTGGAATATTGCGAAGAGTGCGGCGACAGGATCCCGGAAGCCCGCCGCGAGGCTTTGCCCGGCGTGCGTCTGTGCGTGCATTGCCAGGAAGAGGCCGACAGGGAACAGCAGGCCGTCAGTCTGTATAACCGGAAGGGCAGCAAGGACAGCCAGTTGCGATAA
- a CDS encoding bifunctional metallophosphatase/5'-nucleotidase — translation MTDRHPLCRLFLIVLLLWGCAKQPAPSLDLVLLHTNDIHSYVAGRDEDGNACPQSADCTGGMGRIAAVAQAERRKADNVLLLDAGDQFQGTLFFTVNGWPMLAALDNMLGYDAMTLGNHEFDKGCAELAAYVGALHYPVLAANLDAQPGCPLYGLPVKPYVIRNVRGIKVGIVGLANPDVVTLAAACPQTRFMGSAAALKKAVGELQKQDVRHIVLISHLGLPVDRELARSVDGVDVIVGGHTHSYLGPGSDVGPYPVVEHAPSGQPVLVVTAKFAAEYLGDLRVTFDARGVPLRWEGEARRLEKSVIPDPAVESRLVGYAKPLEAFRARILGCNVLEFADGMEACRKGDCLSGMVVADAMLEYGRPHGAVMALTNGGGLRAPLRHGGITRGDLLSVLPFGNTLVIREYDGARLLAALEHGVSGEQGMGPRLLQVSGLRYSFDAARPVGQRLFAAELIDGNGVARPLKKDSRYKVVLPDYIAKGGDGYSMFTTGTTVSAPGPLDVDVVGAYIAARSPWQALRAGRINRVK, via the coding sequence ATGACGGATCGGCATCCGCTTTGCCGCCTTTTTCTCATTGTCCTGCTGCTGTGGGGCTGTGCAAAACAGCCCGCGCCGTCGCTTGATCTGGTGTTGTTGCATACCAACGACATCCATTCTTATGTGGCAGGGCGGGACGAGGACGGCAACGCCTGTCCGCAGTCCGCCGACTGTACGGGCGGCATGGGCCGCATCGCCGCCGTGGCGCAGGCCGAACGCCGCAAGGCCGACAACGTGCTGCTGCTTGATGCGGGCGACCAGTTCCAGGGTACGCTGTTTTTCACTGTCAACGGCTGGCCTATGCTTGCCGCATTGGACAATATGCTGGGGTATGACGCCATGACCCTCGGCAATCATGAATTCGACAAGGGATGCGCTGAACTGGCCGCATATGTCGGTGCGCTGCATTACCCCGTGCTGGCCGCCAATCTGGACGCCCAGCCGGGCTGTCCCCTGTACGGCCTGCCCGTCAAACCCTATGTGATCCGCAATGTGCGCGGGATCAAGGTGGGCATCGTCGGCCTGGCCAATCCCGATGTCGTCACGCTGGCCGCTGCTTGTCCGCAAACCCGGTTCATGGGGAGTGCTGCGGCGTTGAAAAAGGCTGTCGGCGAACTGCAAAAGCAGGACGTGCGGCATATCGTGCTCATCAGTCATCTGGGCCTTCCCGTTGATCGTGAGCTCGCCCGCAGCGTGGACGGCGTGGACGTGATTGTGGGCGGCCATACCCACAGCTATCTGGGGCCGGGTTCTGATGTGGGACCATATCCCGTGGTGGAACACGCTCCTTCCGGACAGCCGGTGCTGGTCGTAACCGCCAAATTTGCCGCCGAATACCTGGGCGATCTGCGGGTGACCTTTGATGCGCGGGGCGTGCCCCTCCGTTGGGAGGGTGAGGCCAGGCGTCTGGAAAAATCCGTCATTCCTGATCCCGCCGTGGAGTCCCGGCTGGTCGGGTATGCGAAGCCGCTGGAAGCGTTTCGCGCCCGGATTCTCGGCTGCAATGTTCTGGAGTTTGCCGACGGCATGGAAGCCTGCCGCAAGGGGGATTGCCTTTCAGGCATGGTTGTGGCCGACGCCATGCTGGAGTACGGGCGGCCTCACGGGGCGGTGATGGCGCTCACCAACGGCGGAGGCCTGCGTGCGCCCTTGAGGCACGGCGGCATCACGCGGGGGGATTTGCTCTCAGTGCTGCCGTTCGGCAATACGCTGGTTATTCGGGAATACGACGGTGCCCGCTTGCTGGCCGCGCTGGAACACGGCGTCTCCGGCGAACAGGGCATGGGGCCCCGCCTCTTGCAGGTCTCCGGGCTGCGCTACAGCTTTGACGCAGCCAGACCAGTCGGACAGCGTCTTTTCGCGGCGGAGCTGATTGATGGGAACGGCGTCGCCCGCCCGCTGAAAAAGGACAGCCGCTATAAGGTCGTGCTGCCCGACTATATCGCCAAAGGCGGTGACGGTTATTCCATGTTCACAACCGGCACGACGGTTTCCGCGCCCGGCCCTTTGGACGTGGATGTGGTGGGCGCGTACATTGCGGCCCGTTCGCCTTGGCAGGCACTGCGGGCGGGACGAATCAACAGGGTCAAGTAA